In Mercurialis annua linkage group LG6, ddMerAnnu1.2, whole genome shotgun sequence, the following are encoded in one genomic region:
- the LOC126686897 gene encoding probable ribose-5-phosphate isomerase 2 has protein sequence MAIPYPHFNFSTSESMETALSSPQSPVILTQDELKKIAAYKAVEHVESGMVIGLGTGSTAKHAVARIGELLHQGKLKNIVGIPTSKMTHEQALSLGIPLSDIDTYPVLDLAIDGADEVDTHLNLVKGRGGSLLREKMIEGACKKFIVIVDESKLVKYIGGSGLAMPVEIVPFCWKFTAKRLQDLFGYAGCVAKLRTNGGEPFVTDNGNYIVEMFFKKDIGDLNVASDAILRLAGVVEHGMFLDMATTVIVAGELGVTIKNKHK, from the coding sequence ATGGCTATTCCTTACCCTCATTTCAATTTCAGCACCTCTGAATCTATGGAGACAGCTTTATCTTCACCTCAATCTCCTGTAATTCTAACACAAGATGAGCTCAAGAAAATTGCTGCCTATAAGGCAGTGGAGCATGTTGAATCCGGTATGGTTATTGGCCTTGGCACTGGCTCAACCGCCAAGCATGCGGTGGCTCGAATTGGTGAGCTTTTGCATCAAGGGAAGCTTAAGAATATTGTAGGTATACCCACTTCAAAAATGACTCATGAACAAGCTTTGTCATTAGGGATTCCTTTGTCAGATATTGATACCTACCCTGTTCTTGATCTTGCAATTGATGGTGCTGATGAGGTTGACACTCATCTCAATTTGGTAAAGGGCAGAGGTGGGTCTTTGTTAAGGGAGAAAATGATTGAGGGTGCTTGCAAGAAGTTTATTGTGATTGTTGATGAGTCTAAGTTGGTGAAATATATTGGAGGTAGTGGGTTAGCTATGCCTGTTGAAATTGTGCCATTTTGTTGGAAATTCACTGCCAAGAGGCTGCAAGATTTGTTTGGGTATGCAGGTTGTGTGGCTAAGTTGAGGACTAATGGCGGCGAGCCGTTTGTTACGGATAATGGGAATTATATTGTGGAGATGTTCTTCAAGAAAGATATTGGAGATTTGAATGTTGCAAGTGATGCAATTCTGAGGCTTGCTGGTGTTGTTGAACATGGGATGTTTCTTGATATGGCAACTACTGTCATTGTTGCAGGAGAGCTTGGAGTTACCATCAAGAATAAGCATAAGTAG
- the LOC126687995 gene encoding cysteine proteinase inhibitor-like, whose translation MDMPGGIREVEGSANSVEIEGLARFAVDDFNKKQNALLEYKKVVNAKHQAVAGMMYYLTLEVMDGGHKKLYEAKIWEKLWLNFKEVQHFKLVGDAPSATSS comes from the exons atggaTATGCCGGGTGGTATCAGAGAGGTAGAAGGATCAGCCAATAGCGTCGAGATCGAAGGCCTTGCTCGTTTTGCTGTTGATGATTTCAACAAGAAACAG AATGCATTGTTGGAGTATAAGAAAGTAGTGAATGCAAAGCACCAAGCTGTGGCTGGGATGATGTATTATTTAACCTTAGAGGTAATGGATGGTGGTCATAAGAAGCTCTACGAAGCCAAGATTTGGGAAAAACTTTGGTTAAACTTTAAGGAGGTTCAGCATTTCAAGCTTGTTGGTGATGCACCTTCAGCGACTAGCTCTTAG
- the LOC126686071 gene encoding pentatricopeptide repeat-containing protein At4g14170, translating into MFISTIRTVTKSPLLIKHFTTATTSPENTSAVISNYFSFLHSSPSSNHLRHLHARLLRTALYNNVILSSKLVLTYSHHNKLYPHSLFTFLHMPYKNVYSWNIIIGEFSRSNYPEKAIDLFIKMRRETNIQPDEYSLPLVLRACAGSGSVQLGYSVHGLSLKSGFGVSLFVGSGMVFMYVTFGDLFNARMLFDEMTDRDSVLWTAMLSGYAQNGEAKLGLEVFRKMVSDIGVGKLDGVVMVSLVLVCGQLGLLKHGRSVHGWCLKNCRLELSLGNAIVDMYVKCAVLCYGRRVFDKMPNRDVFSYSSLILGYGLSGDVSVALGLFDQMHMIGIKPNDVTFLGVLSACAHGGLVEKAHSYFKMMQDCGLVAELKHCASMVDCLARAGRLEEAEKFINDMPMEPDEAVLGAILAGCRIHNNVEVGERIAKKLIVLKPEKAGYYVLLANMYASVGRFDEAEIVRDLMKKKHVSKLPGFSFIESKNSFPLPSEIEVQECRKVR; encoded by the coding sequence ATGTTCATATCAACAATAAGAACAGTAACAAAATCTCCACTTctcatcaaacatttcaccaccGCCACCACCTCACCGGAAAACACCTCTGCTGTCATCTCCAACTACTTTTCTTTTCTCCATTCATCACCCAGCTCCAACCATTTACGCCACCTCCATGCTCGCTTACTCCGCACTGCCCTCTACAACAATGTAATCCTCTCTTCAAAACTCGTTCTAACGTACTCCCATCACAACAAACTTTACCCTCACTCACTCTTCACTTTCCTTCACATGCCATACAAAAATGTATACTCATGGAACATCATAATCGGCGAGTTTTCTCGCTCTAATTACCCCGAGAAAGCCATTGATTTGTTCATTAAAATGCGGAGAGAAACTAATATTCAACCCGATGAATACTCGCTTCCTCTTGTTTTACGGGCTTGTGCTGGTTCTGGGTCGGTTCAACTCGGGTATTCAGTTCATGGGTTGAGTTTAAAATCGGGTTTTGGTGTTAGTTTGTTTGTTGGGTCTGGTATGGTTTTCATGTATGTGACATTTGGGGATTTGTTTAATGCGCGCATGCTGTTTGATGAAATGACTGATAGAGATTCTGTATTGTGGACTGCTATGCTTTCTGGGTATGCTCAGAATGGGGAGGCTAAGCTGGGATTAGAAGTTTTTAGAAAGATGGTTAGTGATATAGGAGTGGGTAAGCTTGATGGAGTTGTGATGGTGAGTTTGGTTTTGGTGTGTGGTCAATTAGGGTTGTTAAAGCATGGGAGAAGTGTTCATGGTTGGTGTTTGAAAAATTGTAGGTTAGAGTTGAGTCTAGGGAATGCTATTGTTGATATGTATGTTAAATGTGCGGTATTATGTTATGGGCGTagagtgtttgataaaatgcccaACAGAGATGTGTTTTCGTATAGCTCGTTAATTTTGGGATATGGATTAAGTGGGGATGTGAGTGTTGCTTTGGGACTGTTTGATCAGATGCATATGATTGGGATTAAACCCAATGATGTGACGTTTCTCGGGGTCTTGTCAGCTTGTGCTCATGGGGGTTTGGTGGAGAAAGCGCATTCATACTTCAAAATGATGCAAGATTGTGGACTTGTGGCTGAATTGAAACATTGTGCTAGCATGGTTGATTGTTTAGCAAGAGCAGGGCGGTTGGAAGAGGCGGAGAAGTTTATCAATGATATGCCGATGGAACCTGATGAAGCAGTGCTAGGTGCTATTTTAGCGGGTTGTAGAATTCACAATAATGTTGAGGTAGGAGAAAGAATTGCGAAGAAATTAATAGTGTTGAAGCCAGAGAAAGCTGGATATTACGTGCTATTGGCGAATATGTATGCTTCAGTGGGTAGATTCGATGAGGCTGAGATAGTTAGGGACTTGATGAAGAAAAAGCATGTATCTAAGTTACCTGGATTCAGCTTCATCGAATCAAAGAATTCTTTTCCTCTTCCATCGGAAATTGAAGTTCAAGAATGTCGTAAAGTCCGATGA